Proteins from one Rosa chinensis cultivar Old Blush chromosome 7, RchiOBHm-V2, whole genome shotgun sequence genomic window:
- the LOC112177357 gene encoding F-box protein At2g26160-like, giving the protein MSDRIRFASICKDWLSIAAAKPPPPPPVPESWLLFRGTSKFLSLPEERVYRFNNTIPPKEHIIVGASNGWVLTEDPECYRLLSLVNPILNAQIMLPILPRIHYLLEDMKKLLVVTFGDNSVLPAGVFIHTQWDSLIVCTCDNGPWRDALHEDFNDVLFYSGKIYTLEIQKSKTIVTAYSLNEQLQPFLISSRYVGQDIETETRVEACLVESRGDLLLVQKQFSQRQHTTGFQVFKLLLVEEDGSLRCVKLQSLRDQALFWDRNGCISLPAVGKFSLFKENHIYFINVLYEIGVYSLKDERIKRFDNTQRKFFRQESTWFVPTIKDTIVGLNRSGKQELNPLV; this is encoded by the coding sequence ATGTCTGATCGAATTCGTTTTGCTTCAATATGCAAGGATTGGCTCTCCATCGCCGCCGCcaagcctcctcctcctccacctgtTCCTGAGTCATGGCTCCTGTTTCGCGGCACCAGTAAGTTTTTGTCTCTCCCAGAAGAAAGAGTTTACAGATTCAATAATACAATACCACCGAAAGAACATATAATTGTGGGAGCTTCCAATGGTTGGGTGCTTACTGAAGATCCCGAATGCTATAGGTTACTTAGCCTTGTGAATCCAATCTTGAATGCCCAAATTATGCTACCAATCCTACCAAGAATACATTATCTCCTAGAAGACATGAAGAAACTTCTTGTAGTAACCTTTGGTGATAATTCAGTTCTCCCAGCTGGTGTGTTTATACATACTCAATGGGATTCTCTTATTGTATGTACTTGTGACAATGGGCCATGGAGGGACGCCCTCCACGAGGACTTCAATGATGTGTTATTTTACAGTGGGAAAATATATACATTGGAGATCCAAAAGTCCAAGACAATTGTTACTGCTTATAGCTTAAACGAACAATTGCAGCCCTTTCTAATTAGTAGCCGGTATGTTGGTCAAGACATAGAAACTGAGACAAGGGTAGAGGCCTGCTTGGTGGAGTCCCGTGGAGATCTCTTGCTCGTACAGAAACAATTTTCGCAGCGACAGCACACGACTGGATTCCAGGTCTTTAAACTACTGCTTGTAGAGGAGGATGGTTCCTTGCGCTGTGTCAAGTTGCAAAGCTTGAGGGATCAAGCATTGTTTTGGGATAGAAATGGCTGCATTTCTTTACCTGCAGTTGGAAAATTTTCACTATTTAAAGAGAATCACATATATTTCATCAACGTATTATATGAAATTGGCGTGTATTCTCTAAAAGATGAGCGCATCAAACGATTCGACAATACACAACGAAAATTTTTCCGGCAAGAATCAACCTGGTTTGTCCCCACGATTAAGGATACAATTGTTGGTCTGAATAGGTCGGGTAAACAGGAACTAAATCCTCTAGTTTAA